From the genome of Bactrocera oleae isolate idBacOlea1 chromosome 2, idBacOlea1, whole genome shotgun sequence, one region includes:
- the LOC106621036 gene encoding solute carrier family 35 member F4 isoform X3: MTRDGEIPAIFNPKRVRTPSVVVTGDSPNGPYGGFSNALNSSNPQIAHQDSISSSQQDPSEVITIHPDTRDASTPIGTHPGLRRGLGAGGGSFVSSCGVSGIVGVGPGCVVSGTNEPDTPTLEAGSDGTEVRFRRLKACKESCCSELARKMYFGVCVTILVTASWVGATHCIKFLYLNRSTYASITADDIDSTSNRAIELDLVTNMDDDDDPRNILGISDNALSADDMEDATKFFHVAQPISPESTVFRAPFFAAWFFTNFSFFFFPIYILGRVSLRKCDKPGEILGDVLRGFRDRGFTIGRFLNRCLSFCILWLVTTYLYTMSLRVLFATDAMALFATNVACVYLLSWVILHEQFVGVRIVAVILCDTGIALLAYMDGITESRTLSGVVLATLGAAGYAVFRVMFRKVMGDPPIGQIAFAFTTLGFLNALLLWPVCVGLYLAGYESMPPDRMPWIILLIASILLLVFHILMQFSAAVTYNMFVTLGLITAVPVSGALDVVLYGATFAGMKLAGVILIAVGFFLVMFPENWPDYITRLLRKSGRAILRYQCCCELAEIHYPHAKYHLVGSQREIPSNTRVRLQLESKVLYGQF; encoded by the exons ATGACCCGTGACGGAGAGATACCCGCCATTTTCAACCCGAAACGGGTGCGTACACCATCCGTTGTCGTAACCGGTGACTCTCCGAATGGTCCCTATGGTGGGTTTAGTAATGCGCTCAACTCCagcaatccacaaattgcccaCCAAGACTCAATATCATCGAGTCAACAGGATCCGAGTGAAGTTATAACAATACATCCGGATACACGTGATGCGTCGACGCCGATTGGCACACATCCAGGTCTGCGACGTGGACTTGGTGCTGGCGGTGGCAGTTTCGTAAGTAGTTGTGGTGTAAGTGGTATTGTCGGTGTGGGGCCCGGTTGTGTTGTTAGTGGTACAAATGAACCGGATACACCCACTTTGGAGGCGGGATCAGATGGCACCGAAGTGCGGTTTCGCCGATTAAAAGCATGCAAGGAGTCGTGTTGCTCCGAACTGGCGCGGAAG ATGTACTTTGGTGTTTGTGTCACCATACTCGTCACCGCGTCGTGGGTCGGCGCAACGCACTGTATCAAATTTCTCTACTTGAATCGCAGCACGTATGCTAGTATTACGGCAGATGACATCGATAGCACATCCAATCGCGCCATCGAGCTGGACTTGGTCACAAATATGGATGATGACGATGATCCAAGAAATATTTTGGGCATAAGTGATAACGCCTTGAGCGCCGATGATATGGAGGATGCTACAAAATTTTTCCATGTCGCACAGCCAATTTCGCCAGAGTCGACAGTATTTCGTGCGCCCTTCTTTGCCGCTTGGTTCTTCACAAATTTTTCGTTCTTCTTCTTTCCCATCTACATCTTGGGACGTGTGTCGTTGCGCAAATGTGACAAACCAGGCGAGATCTTGGGCGATGTCTTGCGCGGTTTCCGCGATCGTGGTTTCACCATCG GTCGCTTCCTTAACCGTTGTCTCTCCTTCTGCATCCTTTGGCTGGTGACCACTTACTTATACACCATGTCCCTACGCGTACTATTTGCCACCGACGCGATGGCGCTGTTTGCAACCAATGTCGCTTGTGTTTACCTGCTGTCTTGGGTCATTTTACACGAACAGTTTGTGGGCGTGCGG ATTGTTGCGGTTATTCTGTGCGACACGGGCATTGCGCTGCTCGCCTACATGGACGGCATTACCGAGAGTCGCACGCTGAGCGGCGTTGTGCTGGCAACACTAGGCGCTGCTGGTTATGCCGTATTCAGG GTTATGTTCCGCAAAGTGATGGGTGATCCGCCGATTGGTCAAATTGCTTTCGCTTTCACCACTCTCGGCTTCCTGAATGCGTTGCTGTTATGGCCCGTCTGTGTGGGCCTTTATTTGGCGGGCTATGAGAGCATGCCACCGGATCGTATGCCATGGATTATTTTATTAATCGCCAGTATTTTATTATTGG ttttCCACATACTAATGCAATTCAGCGCAGCGGTCACTTATAATATGTTTGTTACGCTGGGTTTGATAACAGCAGTGCCAGTTTCAGGAG CTCTGGACGTTGTACTGTACGGCGCCACATTTGCTGGCATGAAATTGGCTGGTGTCATATTAATCGCTGTTGGCTTTTTCCTAGTTATGTTCCCCGAAAACTGGCCAGACTATATAACACGCTTGCTAAG AAAGAGTGGTCGTGCTATACTGCGTTACCAATGTTGTTGTGAATTAGCCGAAATTCATTATCCCCATGCG AAATATCATCTTGTTGGGTCACAACGCGAG ATACCATCAAATACACGCGTACGATTGCAACTTGAGTCAAAAGTATTATACGGTCAATTTTAA
- the LOC106621036 gene encoding solute carrier family 35 member F4 isoform X4, with protein MTRDGEIPAIFNPKRVRTPSVVVTGDSPNGPYGGFSNALNSSNPQIAHQDSISSSQQDPSEVITIHPDTRDASTPIGTHPGLRRGLGAGGGSFVSSCGVSGIVGVGPGCVVSGTNEPDTPTLEAGSDGTEVRFRRLKACKESCCSELARKMYFGVCVTILVTASWVGATHCIKFLYLNRSTYASITADDIDSTSNRAIELDLVTNMDDDDDPRNILGISDNALSADDMEDATKFFHVAQPISPESTVFRAPFFAAWFFTNFSFFFFPIYILGRVSLRKCDKPGEILGDVLRGFRDRGFTIGRFLNRCLSFCILWLVTTYLYTMSLRVLFATDAMALFATNVACVYLLSWVILHEQFVGVRIVAVILCDTGIALLAYMDGITESRTLSGVVLATLGAAGYAVFRVMFRKVMGDPPIGQIAFAFTTLGFLNALLLWPVCVGLYLAGYESMPPDRMPWIILLIASILLLVFHILMQFSAAVTYNMFVTLGLITAVPVSGALDVVLYGATFAGMKLAGVILIAVGFFLVMFPENWPDYITRLLRNIILLGHNARWGRGPRHGSLAGQHPTIIDYRTGYIRSHLRSPSGRVR; from the exons ATGACCCGTGACGGAGAGATACCCGCCATTTTCAACCCGAAACGGGTGCGTACACCATCCGTTGTCGTAACCGGTGACTCTCCGAATGGTCCCTATGGTGGGTTTAGTAATGCGCTCAACTCCagcaatccacaaattgcccaCCAAGACTCAATATCATCGAGTCAACAGGATCCGAGTGAAGTTATAACAATACATCCGGATACACGTGATGCGTCGACGCCGATTGGCACACATCCAGGTCTGCGACGTGGACTTGGTGCTGGCGGTGGCAGTTTCGTAAGTAGTTGTGGTGTAAGTGGTATTGTCGGTGTGGGGCCCGGTTGTGTTGTTAGTGGTACAAATGAACCGGATACACCCACTTTGGAGGCGGGATCAGATGGCACCGAAGTGCGGTTTCGCCGATTAAAAGCATGCAAGGAGTCGTGTTGCTCCGAACTGGCGCGGAAG ATGTACTTTGGTGTTTGTGTCACCATACTCGTCACCGCGTCGTGGGTCGGCGCAACGCACTGTATCAAATTTCTCTACTTGAATCGCAGCACGTATGCTAGTATTACGGCAGATGACATCGATAGCACATCCAATCGCGCCATCGAGCTGGACTTGGTCACAAATATGGATGATGACGATGATCCAAGAAATATTTTGGGCATAAGTGATAACGCCTTGAGCGCCGATGATATGGAGGATGCTACAAAATTTTTCCATGTCGCACAGCCAATTTCGCCAGAGTCGACAGTATTTCGTGCGCCCTTCTTTGCCGCTTGGTTCTTCACAAATTTTTCGTTCTTCTTCTTTCCCATCTACATCTTGGGACGTGTGTCGTTGCGCAAATGTGACAAACCAGGCGAGATCTTGGGCGATGTCTTGCGCGGTTTCCGCGATCGTGGTTTCACCATCG GTCGCTTCCTTAACCGTTGTCTCTCCTTCTGCATCCTTTGGCTGGTGACCACTTACTTATACACCATGTCCCTACGCGTACTATTTGCCACCGACGCGATGGCGCTGTTTGCAACCAATGTCGCTTGTGTTTACCTGCTGTCTTGGGTCATTTTACACGAACAGTTTGTGGGCGTGCGG ATTGTTGCGGTTATTCTGTGCGACACGGGCATTGCGCTGCTCGCCTACATGGACGGCATTACCGAGAGTCGCACGCTGAGCGGCGTTGTGCTGGCAACACTAGGCGCTGCTGGTTATGCCGTATTCAGG GTTATGTTCCGCAAAGTGATGGGTGATCCGCCGATTGGTCAAATTGCTTTCGCTTTCACCACTCTCGGCTTCCTGAATGCGTTGCTGTTATGGCCCGTCTGTGTGGGCCTTTATTTGGCGGGCTATGAGAGCATGCCACCGGATCGTATGCCATGGATTATTTTATTAATCGCCAGTATTTTATTATTGG ttttCCACATACTAATGCAATTCAGCGCAGCGGTCACTTATAATATGTTTGTTACGCTGGGTTTGATAACAGCAGTGCCAGTTTCAGGAG CTCTGGACGTTGTACTGTACGGCGCCACATTTGCTGGCATGAAATTGGCTGGTGTCATATTAATCGCTGTTGGCTTTTTCCTAGTTATGTTCCCCGAAAACTGGCCAGACTATATAACACGCTTGCTAAG AAATATCATCTTGTTGGGTCACAACGCGAG atGGGGTCGAGGTCCTCGCCACGGATCGTTAGCCGGTCAGCATCCCACCATTATCGATTATCGGACGGGATACATAAGGTCCCATCTTCGGTCACCATCTGGCCGTGTGAGATGA
- the LOC106621036 gene encoding solute carrier family 35 member F3 isoform X7, with translation MTRDGEIPAIFNPKRVRTPSVVVTGDSPNGPYGGFSNALNSSNPQIAHQDSISSSQQDPSEVITIHPDTRDASTPIGTHPGLRRGLGAGGGSFVSSCGVSGIVGVGPGCVVSGTNEPDTPTLEAGSDGTEVRFRRLKACKESCCSELARKMYFGVCVTILVTASWVGATHCIKFLYLNRSTYASITADDIDSTSNRAIELDLVTNMDDDDDPRNILGISDNALSADDMEDATKFFHVAQPISPESTVFRAPFFAAWFFTNFSFFFFPIYILGRVSLRKCDKPGEILGDVLRGFRDRGFTIGRFLNRCLSFCILWLVTTYLYTMSLRVLFATDAMALFATNVACVYLLSWVILHEQFVGVRIVAVILCDTGIALLAYMDGITESRTLSGVVLATLGAAGYAVFRVMFRKVMGDPPIGQIAFAFTTLGFLNALLLWPVCVGLYLAGYESMPPDRMPWIILLIASILLLVFHILMQFSAAVTYNMFVTLGLITAVPVSGALDVVLYGATFAGMKLAGVILIAVGFFLVMFPENWPDYITRLLRWGRGPRHGSLAGQHPTIIDYRTGYIRSHLRSPSGRVR, from the exons ATGACCCGTGACGGAGAGATACCCGCCATTTTCAACCCGAAACGGGTGCGTACACCATCCGTTGTCGTAACCGGTGACTCTCCGAATGGTCCCTATGGTGGGTTTAGTAATGCGCTCAACTCCagcaatccacaaattgcccaCCAAGACTCAATATCATCGAGTCAACAGGATCCGAGTGAAGTTATAACAATACATCCGGATACACGTGATGCGTCGACGCCGATTGGCACACATCCAGGTCTGCGACGTGGACTTGGTGCTGGCGGTGGCAGTTTCGTAAGTAGTTGTGGTGTAAGTGGTATTGTCGGTGTGGGGCCCGGTTGTGTTGTTAGTGGTACAAATGAACCGGATACACCCACTTTGGAGGCGGGATCAGATGGCACCGAAGTGCGGTTTCGCCGATTAAAAGCATGCAAGGAGTCGTGTTGCTCCGAACTGGCGCGGAAG ATGTACTTTGGTGTTTGTGTCACCATACTCGTCACCGCGTCGTGGGTCGGCGCAACGCACTGTATCAAATTTCTCTACTTGAATCGCAGCACGTATGCTAGTATTACGGCAGATGACATCGATAGCACATCCAATCGCGCCATCGAGCTGGACTTGGTCACAAATATGGATGATGACGATGATCCAAGAAATATTTTGGGCATAAGTGATAACGCCTTGAGCGCCGATGATATGGAGGATGCTACAAAATTTTTCCATGTCGCACAGCCAATTTCGCCAGAGTCGACAGTATTTCGTGCGCCCTTCTTTGCCGCTTGGTTCTTCACAAATTTTTCGTTCTTCTTCTTTCCCATCTACATCTTGGGACGTGTGTCGTTGCGCAAATGTGACAAACCAGGCGAGATCTTGGGCGATGTCTTGCGCGGTTTCCGCGATCGTGGTTTCACCATCG GTCGCTTCCTTAACCGTTGTCTCTCCTTCTGCATCCTTTGGCTGGTGACCACTTACTTATACACCATGTCCCTACGCGTACTATTTGCCACCGACGCGATGGCGCTGTTTGCAACCAATGTCGCTTGTGTTTACCTGCTGTCTTGGGTCATTTTACACGAACAGTTTGTGGGCGTGCGG ATTGTTGCGGTTATTCTGTGCGACACGGGCATTGCGCTGCTCGCCTACATGGACGGCATTACCGAGAGTCGCACGCTGAGCGGCGTTGTGCTGGCAACACTAGGCGCTGCTGGTTATGCCGTATTCAGG GTTATGTTCCGCAAAGTGATGGGTGATCCGCCGATTGGTCAAATTGCTTTCGCTTTCACCACTCTCGGCTTCCTGAATGCGTTGCTGTTATGGCCCGTCTGTGTGGGCCTTTATTTGGCGGGCTATGAGAGCATGCCACCGGATCGTATGCCATGGATTATTTTATTAATCGCCAGTATTTTATTATTGG ttttCCACATACTAATGCAATTCAGCGCAGCGGTCACTTATAATATGTTTGTTACGCTGGGTTTGATAACAGCAGTGCCAGTTTCAGGAG CTCTGGACGTTGTACTGTACGGCGCCACATTTGCTGGCATGAAATTGGCTGGTGTCATATTAATCGCTGTTGGCTTTTTCCTAGTTATGTTCCCCGAAAACTGGCCAGACTATATAACACGCTTGCTAAG atGGGGTCGAGGTCCTCGCCACGGATCGTTAGCCGGTCAGCATCCCACCATTATCGATTATCGGACGGGATACATAAGGTCCCATCTTCGGTCACCATCTGGCCGTGTGAGATGA
- the LOC106621036 gene encoding solute carrier family 35 member F3 isoform X8 translates to MTRDGEIPAIFNPKRVRTPSVVVTGDSPNGPYGGFSNALNSSNPQIAHQDSISSSQQDPSEVITIHPDTRDASTPIGTHPGLRRGLGAGGGSFVSSCGVSGIVGVGPGCVVSGTNEPDTPTLEAGSDGTEVRFRRLKACKESCCSELARKMYFGVCVTILVTASWVGATHCIKFLYLNRSTYASITADDIDSTSNRAIELDLVTNMDDDDDPRNILGISDNALSADDMEDATKFFHVAQPISPESTVFRAPFFAAWFFTNFSFFFFPIYILGRVSLRKCDKPGEILGDVLRGFRDRGFTIGRFLNRCLSFCILWLVTTYLYTMSLRVLFATDAMALFATNVACVYLLSWVILHEQFVGVRIVAVILCDTGIALLAYMDGITESRTLSGVVLATLGAAGYAVFRVMFRKVMGDPPIGQIAFAFTTLGFLNALLLWPVCVGLYLAGYESMPPDRMPWIILLIASILLLVFHILMQFSAAVTYNMFVTLGLITAVPVSGALDVVLYGATFAGMKLAGVILIAVGFFLVMFPENWPDYITRLLRNIILLGHNARYHQIHAYDCNLSQKYYTVNFNAFAE, encoded by the exons ATGACCCGTGACGGAGAGATACCCGCCATTTTCAACCCGAAACGGGTGCGTACACCATCCGTTGTCGTAACCGGTGACTCTCCGAATGGTCCCTATGGTGGGTTTAGTAATGCGCTCAACTCCagcaatccacaaattgcccaCCAAGACTCAATATCATCGAGTCAACAGGATCCGAGTGAAGTTATAACAATACATCCGGATACACGTGATGCGTCGACGCCGATTGGCACACATCCAGGTCTGCGACGTGGACTTGGTGCTGGCGGTGGCAGTTTCGTAAGTAGTTGTGGTGTAAGTGGTATTGTCGGTGTGGGGCCCGGTTGTGTTGTTAGTGGTACAAATGAACCGGATACACCCACTTTGGAGGCGGGATCAGATGGCACCGAAGTGCGGTTTCGCCGATTAAAAGCATGCAAGGAGTCGTGTTGCTCCGAACTGGCGCGGAAG ATGTACTTTGGTGTTTGTGTCACCATACTCGTCACCGCGTCGTGGGTCGGCGCAACGCACTGTATCAAATTTCTCTACTTGAATCGCAGCACGTATGCTAGTATTACGGCAGATGACATCGATAGCACATCCAATCGCGCCATCGAGCTGGACTTGGTCACAAATATGGATGATGACGATGATCCAAGAAATATTTTGGGCATAAGTGATAACGCCTTGAGCGCCGATGATATGGAGGATGCTACAAAATTTTTCCATGTCGCACAGCCAATTTCGCCAGAGTCGACAGTATTTCGTGCGCCCTTCTTTGCCGCTTGGTTCTTCACAAATTTTTCGTTCTTCTTCTTTCCCATCTACATCTTGGGACGTGTGTCGTTGCGCAAATGTGACAAACCAGGCGAGATCTTGGGCGATGTCTTGCGCGGTTTCCGCGATCGTGGTTTCACCATCG GTCGCTTCCTTAACCGTTGTCTCTCCTTCTGCATCCTTTGGCTGGTGACCACTTACTTATACACCATGTCCCTACGCGTACTATTTGCCACCGACGCGATGGCGCTGTTTGCAACCAATGTCGCTTGTGTTTACCTGCTGTCTTGGGTCATTTTACACGAACAGTTTGTGGGCGTGCGG ATTGTTGCGGTTATTCTGTGCGACACGGGCATTGCGCTGCTCGCCTACATGGACGGCATTACCGAGAGTCGCACGCTGAGCGGCGTTGTGCTGGCAACACTAGGCGCTGCTGGTTATGCCGTATTCAGG GTTATGTTCCGCAAAGTGATGGGTGATCCGCCGATTGGTCAAATTGCTTTCGCTTTCACCACTCTCGGCTTCCTGAATGCGTTGCTGTTATGGCCCGTCTGTGTGGGCCTTTATTTGGCGGGCTATGAGAGCATGCCACCGGATCGTATGCCATGGATTATTTTATTAATCGCCAGTATTTTATTATTGG ttttCCACATACTAATGCAATTCAGCGCAGCGGTCACTTATAATATGTTTGTTACGCTGGGTTTGATAACAGCAGTGCCAGTTTCAGGAG CTCTGGACGTTGTACTGTACGGCGCCACATTTGCTGGCATGAAATTGGCTGGTGTCATATTAATCGCTGTTGGCTTTTTCCTAGTTATGTTCCCCGAAAACTGGCCAGACTATATAACACGCTTGCTAAG AAATATCATCTTGTTGGGTCACAACGCGAG ATACCATCAAATACACGCGTACGATTGCAACTTGAGTCAAAAGTATTATACGGTCAATTTTAACGCCTTTGCCGAGTAA